A stretch of the Acidimicrobiia bacterium genome encodes the following:
- a CDS encoding amidohydrolase family protein, with protein sequence MPGIIDADGHVSEPPEMWMERLAPEHRAYAPRLIRDEVGQWRFLIAGALIPPVPTPKEWGTRARPAGGSDPKARLVDMDSEGIERSVLFTTTGLFFGGIEHDEAQIALCRAYNDWLGEFCATDADRLIGVAIVPQNDVVATVAEARRAITEYGFRAVMIRPNLIRDRSLHHPAYEPLWQLMEELDVTVAVHEGTTQNVVQSGIDRYESFAFRHACSHPHEQQFGCLSLICGGVLERHPALRVVFLESGCGWVPYWLERLDEHMEKWSFATTPLPHEPSEYFARQCFVSTEPDERTLPAAISTIGDDNIVFASDYPHPDGIFPGVVAALADRPDLSDETKAKILATNPACCFGFA encoded by the coding sequence ATGCCCGGGATCATCGACGCCGACGGGCACGTCTCGGAGCCCCCCGAGATGTGGATGGAGCGACTCGCGCCGGAGCACCGCGCGTACGCGCCCCGCTTGATCCGTGACGAGGTGGGACAATGGCGCTTCCTCATCGCCGGTGCGCTCATTCCGCCGGTGCCGACACCGAAGGAGTGGGGCACTCGTGCGCGGCCCGCGGGCGGTTCGGACCCGAAGGCGCGTCTGGTCGACATGGACAGCGAAGGCATCGAACGCTCGGTCCTGTTCACGACGACGGGTCTCTTCTTCGGCGGGATCGAGCACGACGAGGCCCAGATCGCCTTGTGCCGCGCGTACAACGACTGGCTGGGTGAGTTCTGCGCCACCGACGCGGATCGGCTCATTGGCGTCGCGATCGTTCCGCAGAACGACGTGGTGGCCACCGTGGCCGAGGCGCGCCGCGCGATCACCGAGTACGGGTTCCGCGCTGTGATGATCCGGCCCAATCTCATCCGTGACCGGAGCCTGCACCACCCCGCCTACGAGCCCCTCTGGCAGCTGATGGAGGAGCTCGACGTGACGGTCGCGGTACACGAGGGGACGACACAGAACGTCGTGCAATCCGGCATCGACCGCTACGAGAGCTTCGCCTTCCGGCACGCGTGCTCACACCCGCACGAGCAGCAGTTCGGCTGCCTCAGCCTCATCTGCGGCGGCGTGCTCGAGCGCCACCCGGCGCTGCGTGTGGTGTTCCTCGAGTCGGGGTGCGGGTGGGTGCCGTACTGGCTCGAGCGTCTGGACGAGCACATGGAGAAGTGGTCATTCGCGACCACCCCACTGCCGCACGAGCCGTCGGAGTACTTCGCACGTCAGTGCTTCGTGTCGACGGAGCCCGACGAGCGCACGCTGCCCGCCGCGATCTCAACGATCGGCGACGACAACATCGTGTTCGCGTCCGACTATCCGCATCCCGACGGGATCTTCCCCGGCGTCGTCGCCGCACTCGCTGATCGTCCCGACCTCAGCGACGAAACCAAGGCCAAGATCCTGGCGACGAACCCGGCATGCTGTTTCGGGTTCGCGTAG